The Pedobacter roseus genome contains a region encoding:
- the dapF gene encoding diaminopimelate epimerase: MKINFYKYQGAGNDFILIDHTTSSLENIDNQLVEQLCHRRFGIGADGLMFITKHEDYDFEMHYFNADGKLGSMCGNGGRCIVAFAKQLGIIDRETNFLAVDGPHYARISENGEWVDLQMIDVDTITKDGEAYVLNTGSPHYVALQSDLKDLDVFHEGKSIRYNSTYAEKGINVNFVEDKGDHLFVRTYERGVEDETYACGTGVTAVAMAIAKHKNQTGHIKTDIKVLGGDIKIEFDYDGKAFTNVFLCGPAKLVFEGEVE; the protein is encoded by the coding sequence ATGAAAATTAATTTTTATAAATACCAAGGCGCAGGCAACGATTTCATTTTGATAGACCACACTACAAGTTCGTTAGAAAATATTGACAATCAACTAGTTGAACAATTATGCCACAGACGATTTGGCATTGGTGCCGATGGATTAATGTTCATTACAAAGCACGAGGATTACGATTTTGAGATGCATTATTTCAATGCAGATGGCAAGTTGGGCAGTATGTGCGGAAATGGTGGCAGGTGCATCGTAGCTTTTGCCAAACAACTTGGCATTATTGATCGCGAAACCAACTTTTTGGCAGTAGACGGACCGCACTATGCCAGAATTTCAGAAAATGGTGAATGGGTTGACCTGCAGATGATTGATGTAGATACCATCACCAAAGATGGGGAGGCTTATGTGCTCAATACCGGTTCGCCACATTATGTTGCTTTACAAAGTGATTTGAAAGACCTGGATGTTTTTCATGAAGGGAAAAGTATTCGGTATAATTCAACTTATGCAGAAAAAGGTATAAATGTAAACTTTGTTGAGGATAAGGGCGACCATTTGTTTGTACGGACTTACGAACGTGGTGTAGAAGATGAAACTTATGCCTGTGGCACAGGGGTAACAGCGGTTGCCATGGCTATAGCAAAACATAAAAACCAAACCGGCCATATTAAAACTGATATTAAGGTTTTAGGCGGCGATATTAAAATAGAATTCGATTACGACGGTAAAGCATTTACCAATGTATTTTTATGCGGCCCGGCCAAATTGGTTTTTGAGGGAGAA